A stretch of Telopea speciosissima isolate NSW1024214 ecotype Mountain lineage chromosome 11, Tspe_v1, whole genome shotgun sequence DNA encodes these proteins:
- the LOC122644887 gene encoding putative disease resistance protein At1g50180: MAASIALNVLDSLCQVNVKEADLFLVVEDQVKTLRDQLKLMGSFLRDAESAENQEHVSMEELVIQIRDLTYEAKDIIEKYLVVARQSAFGFDRLNSKFNRLFTKNDFGRKFEAIRKQIEEIYANKSGGTEETTEVAFHESYLDGSPLPKHRKGSYVADNADVVGFHNDIEMLVPRLIEGGTQRAVIPIVGVGGLGKTTLAKKVFNLVKSKFRCHAWVSISQDCTSMTVLQKIVKSFTGIIEVKEIEKKLPDFLKYKKYLIVLDDIWRTDVLEDLAPHFPDDNNGSRIMFSQKRNWS; this comes from the coding sequence ATGGCAGCTTCGATTGCTTTGAATGTCTTAGATAGCCTGTGCCAAGTGAATGTAAAAGAAGCAGATTTGTTTCTTGTAGTGGAAGATCAGGTCAAGACCCTTAGAGACCAGCTCAAACTTATGGGTTCTTTCCTCAGAGATGCAGAGAGCGCAGAGAATCAAGAACATGTTTCAATGGAGGAATTGGTTATCCAAATTAGGGATTTAACGTATGAAGCTAAGGACATCATTGAGAAATACTTGGTGGTTGCAAGGCAAAgtgcatttggttttgatcGTTTGAATTCCAAATTCAATAGATTATTCACTAAGAATGATTTTGGAAGAAAGTTTGAAGCCATCAGAAAACAAATTGAAGAAATTTATGCAAACAAGTCTGGTGGAACTGAAGAAACAACAGAAGTTGCTTTCCATGAATCTTATCTTGATGGGTCACCATTGCCCAAGCACAGGAAAGGTTCCTATGTTGCAGACAATGCTGATGTGGTAGGATTCCACAATGACATTGAAATGCTGGTTCCACGATTGATTGAAGGAGGAACACAGCGTGCTGTCATACCAATTGTCGGAGTTGGTGGCTTAGGTAAGACTACTTTGGCCAAGAAAGTCTTTAACCTTGTAAAGAGTAAGTTCAGATGCCATGCTTGGGTTTCTATATCTCAAGATTGCACATCCATGACTGTTTTGCAGAAGATTGTAAAATCTTTTACAGGGATCATAGAAGTgaaggaaatagaaaagaagctTCCAGACTTCCTCAAGTACAAGAAGTACTTAATAGTCTTGGATGATATCTGGAGAACTGATGTCTTGGAGGATTTGGCTCCACACTTTCCTGATGATAACAATGGAAGTAGAATAATGTTCAGCCAAAAGAGAAACTGGAGTTGA